A region from the Riemerella anatipestifer genome encodes:
- a CDS encoding DUF5606 family protein, producing the protein MLLEKIISISGKPGLYKLVSQLRNGFIVEDITTKKKLSISNSSQVSLLDNIAMFSFDREVPLFEVFENIAKNENYEQTINHKSSDEELRAFMLKSLPTYDTERVYVSDIRKLAQWYNLLQKAGYITPNSFVKEEENETEK; encoded by the coding sequence ATGCTTTTAGAAAAAATTATTTCAATTTCAGGAAAACCAGGGCTTTATAAATTAGTTTCTCAACTTAGAAATGGGTTCATTGTAGAAGATATTACCACTAAGAAGAAGCTAAGTATTTCTAACTCAAGTCAGGTAAGTCTTTTGGATAACATTGCAATGTTCAGTTTTGATAGAGAAGTGCCATTGTTCGAAGTGTTTGAAAATATCGCTAAAAACGAAAATTACGAGCAAACTATCAACCATAAATCTTCGGACGAAGAGCTTAGAGCATTTATGCTAAAATCTCTACCGACCTATGATACAGAGCGAGTGTATGTGTCCGACATTAGAAAATTAGCACAATGGTACAACCTCCTGCAGAAGGCGGGCTACATTACACCAAATAGCTTCGTGAAAGAAGAAGAAAACGAAACAGAAAAATAA
- the def gene encoding peptide deformylase → MILPIRAYGDPVLRKKGQNITPDYPNLKELIQNMFETMEGAHGIGLAAPQIGLDIRLFIVDVRPLAEDEDYLDIANELKDFRKVFINAKILEETGEEWKFNEGCLSIPEVREDVKRKDTITIEYYDEDFKKHTETYSDIRARVIQHEYDHIEGILFTDKLSALKKKLVKGKLNKISAGEVSVSYKMRFPK, encoded by the coding sequence ATGATACTACCAATAAGAGCCTACGGCGACCCTGTACTTAGGAAGAAAGGACAAAATATTACCCCAGATTATCCTAATCTAAAAGAGCTTATCCAAAATATGTTTGAAACTATGGAAGGAGCTCACGGGATAGGGCTTGCAGCACCGCAAATAGGGTTAGATATTAGACTTTTTATTGTAGATGTAAGACCACTGGCAGAAGACGAAGACTACTTAGATATTGCGAATGAGCTTAAAGATTTCAGAAAAGTATTCATCAATGCCAAGATATTAGAAGAAACAGGGGAGGAGTGGAAGTTTAACGAAGGCTGCCTCTCTATACCAGAAGTAAGAGAAGATGTTAAAAGGAAAGACACCATCACGATAGAGTATTACGATGAGGATTTCAAAAAACACACAGAAACTTACTCCGATATTAGAGCAAGAGTTATACAGCACGAGTACGACCACATAGAGGGCATTCTGTTTACCGATAAACTAAGTGCGCTCAAAAAGAAATTAGTGAAAGGGAAACTCAACAAAATATCGGCAGGAGAGGTAAGCGTAAGCTACAAAATGAGATTCCCTAAATAG
- the ruvX gene encoding Holliday junction resolvase RuvX produces the protein MGQILAIDYGKARTGIAATDDMKLIASGLATVPTGELLLFLSEYIRSNVVEAVVVGYPVDLKGNVSEVETSILEFIEKFNTQFPEIEVHRLDERFTSKMASFFISQSGKNKKQRQEKGLIDKISATIILQNFLEQKR, from the coding sequence ATGGGACAGATATTAGCCATAGATTACGGTAAAGCACGCACGGGTATAGCGGCAACAGATGATATGAAGCTCATCGCTAGTGGGCTTGCCACAGTGCCAACGGGAGAACTTTTGTTATTCTTATCCGAATATATCCGCAGTAATGTTGTAGAAGCTGTGGTTGTAGGCTACCCTGTGGATTTAAAGGGCAATGTCTCTGAAGTAGAAACTTCTATCTTAGAATTTATAGAAAAGTTCAATACTCAATTTCCAGAGATAGAAGTCCACCGTTTAGATGAAAGATTTACCTCCAAGATGGCTTCTTTTTTTATCAGTCAGAGTGGGAAAAATAAAAAACAAAGACAAGAAAAGGGGCTTATAGATAAAATAAGTGCCACCATAATTTTACAAAACTTTTTAGAACAAAAGAGATGA
- the mfd gene encoding transcription-repair coupling factor, with protein sequence MILSPIHESLLPFLLKHQFGSSILEALPQHQHISVKGMAGSSPSLICAELFLTRNQPILLIVDDKEDAHYTTTELEELLGEDKVLYFPATHLEPYQTEKTQNANLVLRTEVLNQLNANTEPKVIVAHYAALCEKVLKKEDFKAISHHIKVGDQLDFDFTGELLEQFNFHLTDFVSEPGEFAVRGGIVDVFSYANDKPYRITFFGNEVESIKTFDIETQLSISKVESLQLVSNMNFAVQGTKVPFLDLLPKDSFIVTKNAYLGLNYIRDFYTKAEEKYTQLNSDIKHQKPNELFISDEVFFKTYQKFRTVDFTSQSLQLPQAPFIELKQNPQPSFNKNFELLIEDLEEKQKQGFNLWISFASEKQKERLKSIFEDLGSAISFQFFKSELHQGFIDHQHQILVYTDHQIFDRYQRYRAKNTFAKSEQLTLKDLMSLKVGDYIAHIDHGIGKFMGLVKVNNGGKTQECFKLTYKNGDLLYVSIHALHKISKYNGAEGKEITLSKIGSPSWKNLKNKTKAKVKQIAFDLIKLYAKRKTAKGFAYTPDTYLQNELEASFLYEDTPDQEKATLDVKRDMEADTIMDRLVCGDVGFGKTEVAIRAAFKAATDGKQVAVLVPTTILAFQHYRSFAERLKGFPVNISYLNRFRTAKQKRETLEKLAEGKIDIIIGTHQLASEKVKFKDLGLLIIDEEHKFGVSVKDKLKTLKANIDTLTLTATPIPRTLQFSLMAARDLSVIKTPPPNRQPVETQLIGFDEEIIRDAISYELQRDGQVYFINNRIDNLKDIAGMIQRLVPDARVITGHGQMDGKQLEENILDFMEGRYDVLVSTTIVESGVDVPNANTIFINDAQRFGMADVHQMRGRVGRSNRKAFCYLITPPFDMITSDARKRLEAIEQFSDLGSGFQIAMKDLEIRGAGDLLGAEQSGFINEMGFETYQKIMQEALEELQNDAEFESLFENEADRKKLFKSSKDVNIDTDLELMLPDSYVSSTEERLNLYQKLAEINNKEELKRFEAELEDRFGSLPDEAINLIKSVELKWLAAAIGFEKIVMKNGIFIGYFPSNPQDKFYQTEKFKKIIQYLSQNPQKASLKEKHSAEGNQLMMRKDHINDVDEVNELLQAILN encoded by the coding sequence ATGATTTTGTCCCCAATCCACGAAAGCCTTTTGCCTTTCCTTCTGAAACATCAATTTGGAAGCTCCATTTTGGAAGCCTTGCCCCAGCATCAGCACATTTCGGTGAAGGGAATGGCGGGTTCTAGCCCAAGTTTAATCTGTGCCGAACTATTCCTCACCCGAAACCAACCTATCCTCCTTATAGTAGATGATAAGGAAGATGCCCACTACACCACTACAGAACTGGAAGAACTACTCGGCGAAGATAAGGTACTCTATTTCCCTGCCACCCACCTAGAGCCTTACCAAACCGAAAAAACACAAAATGCCAATTTGGTATTAAGAACCGAAGTGCTTAATCAGCTCAACGCCAATACAGAGCCAAAAGTTATTGTAGCCCACTACGCTGCCCTTTGTGAAAAGGTGCTTAAAAAGGAAGATTTTAAAGCCATTTCTCACCATATTAAGGTGGGCGACCAGCTAGATTTTGATTTTACAGGCGAACTATTGGAGCAGTTTAATTTTCACTTAACCGATTTTGTTTCTGAACCGGGAGAATTTGCCGTAAGAGGCGGTATTGTAGATGTATTCTCCTATGCCAATGATAAGCCTTATCGTATCACTTTTTTTGGCAACGAGGTAGAAAGCATCAAAACTTTTGATATTGAAACTCAACTATCCATAAGCAAGGTAGAAAGTCTGCAATTGGTTTCTAATATGAATTTTGCAGTACAAGGCACCAAAGTTCCGTTCCTAGACTTACTGCCAAAAGATAGCTTTATTGTTACTAAAAATGCCTATCTAGGACTTAACTACATCAGAGATTTTTACACAAAAGCAGAGGAAAAATATACCCAACTCAACTCCGACATCAAACACCAAAAACCTAACGAACTATTTATATCAGACGAGGTATTTTTTAAAACCTATCAAAAGTTTAGAACGGTAGATTTTACCTCGCAATCGTTACAACTTCCTCAAGCTCCTTTTATTGAACTCAAGCAAAACCCACAACCGAGTTTTAATAAGAATTTTGAACTCTTGATTGAAGATCTAGAGGAGAAACAAAAGCAAGGCTTTAATTTATGGATTTCGTTTGCCTCCGAAAAACAAAAAGAACGACTGAAAAGTATTTTTGAAGATTTGGGAAGCGCCATTTCTTTTCAGTTTTTCAAATCAGAGTTACATCAAGGGTTTATAGACCACCAGCACCAAATCCTTGTCTATACCGACCATCAAATTTTTGATAGATACCAACGCTACCGAGCTAAAAATACTTTTGCCAAGTCGGAACAACTCACGCTTAAAGATTTAATGTCTTTAAAAGTAGGCGACTACATTGCCCATATTGACCACGGCATAGGGAAGTTTATGGGATTGGTGAAGGTAAACAATGGCGGTAAAACTCAAGAATGTTTTAAATTGACTTATAAAAACGGAGATTTACTCTATGTAAGCATACACGCCTTGCATAAAATTTCTAAATATAATGGTGCCGAAGGTAAAGAAATTACACTTTCCAAAATAGGCTCTCCTTCGTGGAAGAACCTCAAAAATAAAACGAAAGCCAAGGTTAAACAAATTGCATTTGACCTTATAAAACTTTACGCTAAAAGGAAAACCGCCAAAGGCTTCGCCTATACACCAGACACTTACCTCCAAAATGAATTGGAGGCTAGCTTTCTCTACGAAGATACTCCAGACCAAGAAAAGGCAACACTAGATGTTAAACGAGATATGGAAGCCGATACCATTATGGATAGGCTTGTCTGTGGCGATGTGGGATTTGGTAAAACCGAAGTAGCTATAAGAGCAGCCTTTAAAGCTGCTACAGATGGTAAACAAGTTGCTGTTCTGGTACCGACAACCATTTTGGCGTTTCAGCACTACCGAAGTTTTGCAGAAAGGCTTAAAGGTTTCCCTGTTAATATTTCGTACCTCAATCGTTTTCGTACAGCAAAACAAAAACGAGAAACCTTAGAGAAACTCGCCGAAGGTAAAATTGACATCATCATCGGTACCCATCAACTTGCCTCCGAAAAAGTCAAGTTTAAAGATTTAGGGCTTCTCATTATAGACGAAGAACATAAGTTTGGGGTTTCTGTAAAAGATAAACTTAAAACTTTAAAAGCCAATATAGATACTCTCACACTTACCGCTACGCCTATCCCTAGAACGCTACAATTTTCGCTAATGGCAGCGAGAGATTTATCCGTGATTAAAACACCTCCACCCAACAGGCAACCTGTGGAAACTCAACTCATAGGTTTTGATGAAGAAATTATAAGAGATGCCATTTCCTACGAATTACAAAGAGATGGACAGGTTTATTTCATCAATAACAGAATTGATAATTTAAAAGACATTGCGGGAATGATACAACGCCTCGTCCCCGATGCTAGAGTGATTACAGGACATGGACAAATGGACGGTAAGCAGCTAGAAGAAAACATATTAGACTTTATGGAAGGACGGTATGATGTACTGGTTTCCACCACGATTGTAGAAAGCGGTGTAGATGTACCCAACGCCAATACTATCTTTATTAACGATGCCCAAAGGTTCGGTATGGCAGATGTCCACCAGATGCGTGGGCGAGTGGGACGAAGCAACCGAAAAGCATTCTGTTACCTCATTACGCCACCTTTTGATATGATAACTTCTGATGCAAGAAAACGCCTTGAAGCCATAGAACAGTTTTCCGATTTAGGCAGTGGTTTCCAAATCGCAATGAAAGACCTTGAAATTCGTGGTGCTGGTGATTTGCTCGGTGCAGAACAAAGTGGATTTATCAACGAGATGGGCTTTGAAACTTATCAAAAGATAATGCAAGAAGCACTAGAAGAACTACAAAACGATGCCGAGTTTGAAAGCCTTTTTGAAAACGAAGCAGACCGTAAAAAACTATTCAAATCTTCCAAAGATGTTAATATTGACACCGATTTGGAGCTGATGTTGCCCGATTCTTATGTAAGTAGTACAGAGGAGCGACTAAACCTCTACCAAAAACTTGCAGAAATAAATAACAAAGAGGAACTAAAACGCTTTGAGGCAGAACTAGAAGACCGTTTTGGGTCATTGCCAGATGAAGCCATCAACCTAATAAAATCAGTGGAATTAAAATGGCTAGCTGCAGCTATTGGTTTCGAAAAAATTGTAATGAAAAATGGCATTTTTATAGGCTATTTCCCTAGCAATCCGCAGGATAAATTTTACCAAACCGAAAAGTTTAAAAAGATTATCCAATATCTAAGTCAAAATCCTCAAAAAGCCAGTCTTAAAGAGAAACATTCTGCAGAGGGCAACCAACTTATGATGAGAAAAGACCATATTAACGATGTAGATGAAGTGAATGAACTTCTGCAAGCTATACTCAACTAA
- a CDS encoding YceI family protein, translated as MKKNILSLFFAMSIGLLALNSCGKDKPLTSESNEVTTTKEGQVYAIDTATSKIEWKGYKVVKSDNTSHFGDIKFESGEVTVKDGKLESGKFVANMNTLANRDITDDAEKSAKLDGHLKNEDFFEVEKFPTSSFEITKVTETTEGDYNTLLDGNLTIKGITKPVQFKANVKVEEGKVSIKTEPTDIKREDFGVKFQMPVANGVIKNEVTVHVSIDASQLK; from the coding sequence ATGAAGAAAAACATTTTAAGCTTATTCTTTGCAATGAGCATTGGTCTGTTAGCCCTAAATTCTTGCGGAAAAGATAAACCTCTTACTAGCGAGTCTAATGAAGTTACCACTACTAAAGAGGGGCAAGTATATGCCATAGATACAGCAACCAGTAAGATAGAGTGGAAAGGCTATAAAGTAGTAAAGTCTGATAATACCAGCCACTTTGGAGATATTAAATTTGAGAGCGGGGAAGTAACAGTAAAAGATGGTAAGCTAGAGAGTGGGAAATTCGTAGCGAATATGAACACTTTAGCAAACAGAGATATTACAGATGATGCAGAAAAATCAGCTAAATTAGATGGTCATCTTAAAAATGAAGATTTTTTTGAGGTAGAAAAATTCCCAACATCATCTTTTGAAATTACCAAGGTTACAGAAACTACCGAAGGAGATTATAACACTCTTTTAGATGGTAATCTTACGATTAAAGGAATTACAAAACCAGTACAATTTAAAGCTAATGTAAAGGTAGAGGAGGGTAAAGTAAGCATTAAAACTGAGCCTACCGACATTAAGAGAGAAGATTTTGGAGTTAAATTTCAAATGCCTGTGGCTAATGGAGTTATTAAAAATGAAGTAACGGTACATGTGAGTATAGATGCTTCTCAATTGAAATAA
- a CDS encoding sensor histidine kinase — MKPSSLSIVASLCLTGAMGLVVFAFEYVKTKDWFNNVGFIVILFVLSVIFFINYTIVSFLFRFYGKEKIRQISTILPDEIATEDENINFKELGERISGLSEKASSEIDMMKEMERYRKEYIGNISHELKTPLFSIQSYVGTLIDGGVEDLEIRDKYLHRIDKSLDRLMNIVKDLDMINRFESGEITLEFVKFDLNVLVKEIFDFLDIEAQKKGTQLSLKSNGTIWVLADKQKISQVLLNLVSNAIHYANREKAVVEVITSVHRDKVVVEVKDNGMGIKPEILPRVFERFYRVESSRNRRDGGSGLGLAIVKHILEAHGQNIEAKSVYLSGASFIFTLDKA; from the coding sequence ATGAAACCAAGTTCACTTAGTATTGTAGCATCTCTGTGCCTCACAGGAGCTATGGGATTGGTAGTTTTTGCATTTGAATATGTAAAAACTAAAGATTGGTTTAATAATGTAGGTTTCATTGTTATTTTATTCGTTCTGTCGGTTATTTTCTTTATTAACTATACTATTGTTAGTTTTTTATTTAGATTTTATGGTAAAGAAAAGATAAGGCAAATCTCTACTATTCTACCAGATGAAATTGCTACTGAAGATGAGAATATCAATTTTAAAGAACTAGGCGAACGAATTTCTGGACTTAGCGAAAAGGCAAGTTCAGAGATTGATATGATGAAGGAGATGGAACGCTACCGTAAAGAGTACATAGGTAACATATCGCATGAGCTCAAAACTCCATTATTTTCCATACAGAGCTATGTGGGAACTCTGATAGACGGTGGTGTGGAAGATTTAGAAATTAGAGATAAATACCTGCATCGTATAGATAAATCTTTAGATAGATTGATGAATATCGTTAAAGATTTAGATATGATTAACCGCTTTGAAAGTGGCGAAATCACTCTTGAATTTGTAAAATTTGACCTCAATGTTTTGGTAAAGGAAATCTTTGACTTTTTAGATATAGAAGCTCAAAAGAAGGGCACTCAGCTAAGCCTTAAAAGTAATGGAACTATATGGGTTTTGGCAGATAAACAGAAAATATCACAAGTTTTACTCAATTTAGTTTCTAATGCAATACATTATGCTAATAGAGAAAAAGCAGTGGTAGAAGTCATTACTTCAGTTCATAGAGATAAAGTAGTGGTAGAGGTTAAAGATAACGGTATGGGGATAAAACCAGAGATACTTCCTCGTGTTTTTGAGCGTTTCTATCGTGTGGAAAGTAGCCGAAACAGAAGAGATGGAGGCTCTGGCTTAGGCTTAGCTATTGTAAAGCATATTTTAGAAGCTCATGGGCAAAATATTGAAGCCAAAAGTGTCTATTTAAGTGGAGCGAGTTTTATTTTTACCTTAGATAAGGCTTAA